Proteins from a single region of Pseudomonas fulva:
- the greB gene encoding transcription elongation factor GreB yields the protein MSRYRPPRAAGTPLITPQGEARLRAELHELWHVRRPEVTRSVSEAAAQGDRSENAEYTYGKKMLREIDSRVRFLTKRLEKLKVVDTRPSDPDKVYFGAWVTVEDEDGVEARYRIVGPDELDLKLNLISIDSPLARALVGKGLDAEVRVQTPTGDKYWYIVAIDYP from the coding sequence ATGAGCCGATATCGCCCTCCCCGCGCCGCGGGTACGCCCTTGATCACCCCGCAAGGCGAAGCGCGCCTGCGCGCCGAGCTGCATGAGCTATGGCACGTGCGCAGGCCCGAAGTAACCCGCTCGGTCAGCGAGGCAGCGGCCCAGGGCGATCGCTCGGAGAACGCGGAGTACACCTACGGCAAGAAGATGCTGCGCGAGATCGACAGTCGCGTGCGCTTTCTGACCAAGCGCCTGGAAAAACTCAAGGTCGTGGATACCCGCCCCAGTGATCCGGACAAGGTGTACTTCGGCGCCTGGGTCACCGTCGAAGACGAAGACGGCGTTGAGGCGCGCTATCGCATCGTCGGCCCCGACGAGCTCGACCTCAAGCTGAACCTGATCAGCATCGACTCACCCTTGGCCCGGGCGCTGGTCGGCAAGGGCCTGGACGCCGAGGTGCGGGTGCAGACGCCCACCGGCGACAAGTACTGGTACATCGTCGCCATTGACTACCCCTGA
- a CDS encoding class I SAM-dependent methyltransferase, which produces MSCSQAAQIRIVPITTRLVRRNPRILLGGTHQPTLLRYLDGWPARREGQRAFLVQFAEPGESLHRFATDSFDFAVLQRPSAEALGQLTRIARQGLITLR; this is translated from the coding sequence ATGAGCTGTTCCCAGGCTGCGCAAATTCGTATCGTCCCCATCACCACCCGGCTGGTTCGTCGCAACCCACGGATACTGCTGGGCGGTACTCATCAGCCAACGTTGCTGCGTTATCTGGACGGTTGGCCCGCTCGCCGCGAAGGCCAGCGCGCCTTTCTCGTGCAGTTCGCCGAGCCGGGCGAGTCGCTGCATCGTTTCGCCACTGACAGTTTCGACTTCGCCGTGCTGCAACGGCCGAGTGCCGAGGCGCTCGGGCAACTGACGCGTATCGCCCGGCAGGGGTTGATCACCCTGCGCTGA
- a CDS encoding DoxX family protein, translated as MNPFIKSLTATRAGFGLTVLRVLVGITFMAHGAQKLFGWFGGYGLAGVAQWMESIGLAPGYLMALLAGSAEFFGGLALVIGLLVRPASAVLAITMLVAIFSVHIGNGFFMANNGYEFALALLAATLALLIEGAGRLSLDKRIAG; from the coding sequence ATGAACCCGTTCATCAAATCCCTGACAGCCACCCGCGCCGGCTTCGGCCTGACCGTCCTGCGCGTGCTGGTCGGCATCACCTTCATGGCCCATGGCGCACAGAAGCTGTTTGGCTGGTTCGGCGGTTATGGCCTTGCCGGCGTGGCCCAGTGGATGGAGAGCATCGGCCTGGCGCCGGGCTACCTGATGGCCTTGCTGGCCGGCAGCGCCGAATTCTTCGGCGGCCTGGCCCTGGTCATCGGCCTGCTGGTGCGGCCTGCTTCGGCGGTACTGGCGATCACCATGCTGGTGGCGATCTTCTCGGTGCATATCGGCAATGGCTTCTTCATGGCCAACAATGGCTACGAGTTCGCCCTGGCGCTGCTGGCCGCCACGCTGGCGCTGCTGATCGAAGGCGCCGGGCGGCTGTCGCTGGACAAGCGCATCGCCGGCTGA